Part of the Plasmodium relictum strain SGS1 genome assembly, contig: PRELSG_00_v1_194, whole genome shotgun sequence genome, TTATAAGGTTAACTTACATGTATcactattattttaatattattacgcttgtatcttttttatttcagttttaaataattattattttataaaacttttttttaaaagaattttagttgttattttatttattaataaaaatattaaaaattaaaaaatataataaattattttcttattcGAACATTATTAGATTTAACTTTCAATATATATCTTTCTTCTCTATATTGTATATGCACGGATACTTTAAGATAAATTATGAAGTAAAttcctaaaaaaaattttcagaaaagaatatttttcattatattaaataaaaaattcaaattttttaaatttcttaatttttattttaatatatttattatatttgaaaatttctgaaatttttatttaacattTAATCAAtggtattttatttaataatattatttatttatgaatAAATTTTAGAGTTATCTCAAATTAAACAtactataataaaaatattttataataattttttttcttaacgattcctttctttttttatttgtaatttattaaatattttacaattctttcttaaaaaaaaaaaaaattacagaTACTAATCTTaaggaaaaatattttaaaaattataaattatatttaagtaaaaattatgtaCTTATTGTtacaaattattttatatttaaaattataagtagaaaattattaagcctaaaaatatacaatataccattataatttcttaaaataatACATTAGCGATATCATTACATAGAATCAGGAAGCACAATCTCAAATTTACTTAACTATAAAATAGCTTTTCAAAATATTAGAAACAAAAGTATTCAATTATTCAACGATGATTCcctatattttctttttaattttgataCTCCAATATTTTTGCAAGACGAAGTAATATTCTTCTTATAAAATAtgtttgtatttttaatttttttaaatttatattaacatGTAGAAAATAGAATTTATAAatgtaatttaaattttttattttaatacaaTTCCTTTAGTCTTGAGatcaaatataataatttgaataaaataccaattttcaaaaataggAGAGCATTAGCAGAACAACAACTAGGTTCATTAAACAGAACAGTGAGATCAGTTGATATTGAAAGTGAGTTTAATACATGGCAACAGTCTATTCAAGGTGAACTCGATAATATTCTATCAAAATTATCGAGTAACTTTACATTGGATAATATCGGAGAATATGTTAATTGGGCATATAACAAGAGCAGGGAGATTACGAAGacattgaatataaatcCAGATcctgaaaaaaaaagcattttAAATCATATTTATGATTTGTGGAATAAAGCAgcaaataattattttctagATTCTGCATTAGATTACTATGTTAGAGAAGTAATGTTAGGTGGACAAACTAATAACAGTTCATCCGAATCCACTACATTGCCCCCATCTACTCCACTACCTGCAACTCCCTCATCACCCACAACTACatcattaataaataatgctTTATCTACAGTATCAAACCATATTACTACTATAGCTACAGGACAAACAGAAAACATGACCACCTCAACTTCAAATGAAATTGTAAATGGAATCGCAACTGTAGAGAAAGGCATTTCATCTGATTCATGCTCAGAATTTTTCTGTGATCCAAAAAATTTCTCCTTTTTAACTATTCCATTAGCCGTTGTAGGAATAGCATTATTTTTAGCATATGtttataaagtaaaataaaattatcattggaaaaatgcatatattcttttaattaaaattatattcatataaaaaaataaatttat contains:
- a CDS encoding PIR-like protein codes for the protein MIPYIFFLILILQYFCKTNLEIKYNNLNKIPIFKNRRALAEQQLGSLNRTVRSVDIESEFNTWQQSIQGELDNILSKLSSNFTLDNIGEYVNWAYNKSREITKTLNINPDPEKKSILNHIYDLWNKAANNYFLDSALDYYVREVMLGGQTNNSSSESTTLPPSTPLPATPSSPTTTSLINNALSTVSNHITTIATGQTENMTTSTSNEIVNGIATVEKGISSDSCSEFFCDPKNFSFLTIPLAVVGIALFLAYVYKKSRIRSFLGKNYIKKEKGKKRLHEMEMDNTVNSSKPSKETGQREAKRSRLDSFLRAFGYGKKFPYIDEDVGDTTIL